Proteins from a single region of Anastrepha ludens isolate Willacy chromosome 5, idAnaLude1.1, whole genome shotgun sequence:
- the LOC128864420 gene encoding cyclin-dependent kinase-like 1: MFELSKLFSLRRPQGSSKMDRYEKLSRLGEGSYGVVYKCRDRETGALVAVKRFVESEDDPAIRKIALREIRLLKNLKHPNLVSLLEVFRRKRRLHLVFEFCELTVLHELERHPQGCPEHLTKQIVYQTLQGVAYCHKQGCLHRDIKPENILLTAQGQVKLCDFGFARMLSPGENYTDYVATRWYRAPELLVGDTQYGTAVDVWAIGCLFAELVRGEALWPGRSDVDQLYLIRKTLGDLLSRHIQIFSQNEYFKGITLPVPPTLEPLEDKMPAKSLQNPLTIDFLKKCLDKDPAKRWSCEKLIKHSYFDDYVAKQRELEHVNSLEAAALQRQQQFVQQQQQLQQHLMLQPHSQQLQPQSQQHTPLQAQQQQQQQQQQLSQQQQHTPLLLAAQAARDKSKTSNTSLPLLTNTQLSHHHQDYVKLQPINKNATLLHRTEHHLPTI, encoded by the exons acctcAGGGCAGCAGCAAAATGGATCGCTATGAGAAGTTAAGTCGGCTTGGCGAgg GTTCCTATGGAGTTGTATACAAATGTCGCGATCGCGAAACAGGCGCTTTGGTAGCAGTCAAACGTTTTGTGGAATCCGAAGATGATCCGGCCATTAGAAAAATAGCTTTACGTGAAATTCGGCTGCTAAAG aATCTGAAACATCCAAATCTGGTCTCACTACTGGAGGTATTCCGGCGCAAACGACGTTTGCATTTGGTATTTGAATTTTGTGAGCTGACAGTGTTACACGAATTGGAGCGACATCCACAAGGCTGTCCGGAGCATTTAACCAAACAGATCGTCTACCAGACATTGCAGGGGGTGGCTTATTGCCACAAACAGGGTTGCCTGCATCGTGACATCAAACCAGAGAATATACTGTTGACAGCGCAGGGACAAGTGAAGCTGTGCGATTTCGGTTTTGCGCGCATGTTGA GTCCTGGCGAGAATTACACAGACTATGTGGCCACCCGCTGGTATCGTGCGCCTGAGCTGCTAGTCGGCGATACGCAATATGGCACTGCAGTGGATGTGTGGGCAATTGGCTGCCTCTTTGCGGAATTGGTGCGCGGCGAGGCGTTGTGGCCGGGTCGCAGCGATGTGGATCAGCTGTATTTGATACGCAAGACATTGGGCGACCTGCTGTCAAGGCACATACAGATTTTCTCACAAAATGAGTATTTCAAG GGCATCACATTGCCGGTACCACCAACGCTCGAACCGCTAGAAGACAAAATGCCCGCTAAATCCCTACAAAATCCGCTCACCATTGACTTTCTCAAA AAATGCCTGGACAAAGATCCGGCCAAGCGTTGGTCCTGCGAAAAGCTCATCAAACACTCATACTTCGATGATTACGTTGCCAAACAACGTGAACTGGAGCATGTTAATAGCCTAGAGGCGGCCGCACTCCAACGTCAACAGCAATTtgtgcagcaacagcaacagttgCAGCAACATTTGATGCTGCAGCCGCATAGCCAACAATTGCAGCCACAATCACAACAGCACACACCACTGCaggcgcagcagcagcagcagcaacaacaacagcagttatcacaacaacaacaacacacccCACTGCTGCTGGCAGCGCAAGCGGCGCGTGACAAATCCAAG ACTTCAAATACATCGCTTCCATTGCTGACCAACACTCAGCTGTCGCACCATCATCAGGACTACGTGAAGCTGCAGCCGATTAATAAGAATGCCACATTGCTCCATCGCACCGAACACCATTTGCCAACGATATAG